In bacterium, the genomic window CAGCCGCTGTCGCATCACCGGACCCTGCGGTGATACAATGGAGTTCTGGCTGCTGGTGGAAGGGAGGCGTATTGTCGATGCCTCTTTCACCACAGACGGCTGCGGCTGCTCCCTGGCCAGCGGCAGTGTTACAGCGACTCTGGCGATCGGCAAAACCATTGCTGAAGCGTTTGCCATGGAGCAGCGCACGGTGCTGACCGTGCTGGGGGGACTGCCGAAAGCAGATGAACACTGCGCGTTGCTGGCAGTCACCACCCTGCAGGCCGCTTGCCGGGTTTATTCGGAATCACAAAGCTCTTCTGCAACCGGCGCGGACGCAGATGAATCAGCGTAAAAGAAAATACAGATGAAACAGTCGACTGTTCTGAACACAGACTAAAAACAGCAAGGAGACGAATGTATGAAAATTGCCCTTCCTCTGGCAAATGGAAAACTGGCCATGCATTTCGG contains:
- a CDS encoding iron-sulfur cluster assembly scaffold protein, which produces MEAQWCPVAIDHARHPRHHGPLTKFNSRCRITGPCGDTMEFWLLVEGRRIVDASFTTDGCGCSLASGSVTATLAIGKTIAEAFAMEQRTVLTVLGGLPKADEHCALLAVTTLQAACRVYSESQSSSATGADADESA